One Sporanaerobacter acetigenes DSM 13106 genomic window carries:
- a CDS encoding ABC-F family ATP-binding cassette domain-containing protein, producing MITVTNVGLRYGEQKLFEDVNLKFTPGNCYGIIGANGAGKSTFLKILSNEIEPNVGDISIPPEVRMSVLKQDHFKYDGYNVLETVIMGNLRLYEIMKEKEAIYAKPDFTDEDGIKASELEGEFAELDGWNAESEASSILQGLGIGTELHDKKMSELSGNEKIKVLLAQALFGKPGILLLDEPTNHLDRKAINWLEEFLINFEGTVIVVSHDRHFLNKVCTHMADIDYGKIKLYTGNYDFWYESSQLALKMAKDQNKKNEEKIKDLQEFIARFSANASKSRQATSRKKLLEKISLDDIQPSNRKYPFISFQMEREVGNEILTVEGLSKTIDGVKVLNNISFRVSKDDKIAFIGENDIASTTLFKILNGEIEPDSGSYKWGITITKSYFPKDNSKYFNDVELNLVEWLRQFSEEKSESYLRGFLGKMLFSGDEPLKQANVLSGGEKVRCMLAKMMLKHANVLILDQPTNHLDLESITALNNGLKDYKSIVLFTSHDYEFVQTIANRIIEITPTGLIDKQMTYDEYLENTNTIM from the coding sequence ATGATAACTGTAACAAATGTAGGACTAAGATATGGAGAACAAAAACTATTTGAAGATGTAAATCTAAAATTCACTCCAGGCAACTGCTATGGCATTATCGGTGCTAACGGAGCTGGTAAAAGTACTTTTTTGAAAATATTATCTAATGAAATAGAGCCAAATGTAGGAGATATAAGCATTCCCCCAGAAGTTCGTATGTCTGTTTTAAAACAAGACCATTTTAAATACGATGGATATAATGTCCTAGAAACCGTTATAATGGGGAACTTAAGACTTTATGAAATTATGAAAGAAAAAGAAGCTATATACGCAAAACCAGATTTTACAGATGAAGATGGAATCAAGGCTTCAGAATTGGAAGGAGAGTTTGCAGAACTTGATGGATGGAATGCAGAATCAGAAGCTTCTTCAATACTTCAAGGATTAGGAATCGGAACAGAGTTGCATGATAAAAAGATGTCTGAACTCTCAGGTAATGAAAAGATAAAAGTATTGCTTGCTCAAGCTCTATTTGGAAAACCAGGTATATTGCTATTAGATGAACCTACAAACCATTTAGATAGAAAGGCTATCAATTGGTTAGAAGAATTTTTAATTAATTTTGAGGGTACTGTCATAGTTGTATCTCATGACAGACATTTTTTAAACAAAGTTTGTACTCACATGGCAGATATAGACTATGGCAAAATTAAATTATATACTGGAAATTATGATTTTTGGTATGAATCTAGCCAATTAGCTCTTAAAATGGCAAAAGATCAAAATAAGAAAAACGAAGAAAAAATCAAAGATTTGCAAGAATTCATTGCTCGTTTTAGCGCTAATGCTTCTAAATCAAGGCAAGCTACATCTCGTAAAAAGCTATTAGAAAAAATTTCTTTAGATGATATTCAACCTTCAAATAGAAAATATCCTTTCATTTCTTTTCAAATGGAAAGAGAAGTAGGAAACGAAATCCTTACAGTAGAAGGATTATCTAAAACAATAGATGGAGTTAAAGTTTTAAACAATATTAGTTTTAGAGTTTCTAAAGATGACAAAATTGCATTTATAGGCGAAAATGATATTGCAAGTACTACCCTTTTTAAAATATTGAATGGAGAAATAGAACCAGACTCTGGCAGTTACAAGTGGGGAATTACTATCACAAAATCCTATTTCCCAAAAGATAATTCTAAATACTTCAATGATGTTGAACTAAATTTAGTTGAATGGTTGAGACAGTTCTCTGAAGAAAAATCCGAGAGCTATTTGCGTGGATTTTTAGGTAAAATGCTCTTCTCAGGTGATGAACCTTTAAAACAAGCTAATGTACTATCAGGTGGAGAAAAAGTAAGATGTATGCTTGCGAAAATGATGCTTAAACATGCAAATGTTTTGATATTAGACCAACCTACAAATCATCTTGACCTTGAATCTATCACTGCTTTAAATAATGGACTTAAAGATTATAAAAGCATTGTATTATTTACTTCTCATGATTATGAATTTGTCCAAACTATAGCAAATAGAATAATAGAAATAACACCAACAGGTCTAATTGACAAACAAATGACTTATGATGAATACTTGGAGAATACTAATACAATTATGTAG
- a CDS encoding LCP family protein: MKKKFTRTFFISFLCFVVAYGGIGYYFMNHKNEVAVGVEEEKEIDAHFDEKNEILFLLLGVDAKDVSKSKGTRTDTMMLVNIDFNTGDVKILSIPRDTRVDIRGLSGKRKINAAHANGGPELSVKTVQDLLGVDLDYYVKVDYKVVKEVVDAIGGVVVDVPMNMKYNDPTADPPLHINLKKGVQELNGDKSLQFLRFRKGYKDADLGRIRAQQQFMKAFMEQALKPKNLLKLPKMISAYYKYVDTNIPMGTLSKMAFSANKINTENIHGATIPGDGQYIGKVSYFIYNKEEMDILVQEMFGDHLYTNKTVE; encoded by the coding sequence ATGAAGAAAAAATTTACTAGAACTTTTTTTATATCTTTTTTATGTTTTGTTGTAGCATATGGGGGAATAGGATATTATTTTATGAATCATAAGAATGAAGTAGCAGTAGGAGTAGAAGAAGAGAAAGAAATAGATGCTCATTTTGATGAAAAAAACGAGATATTGTTTTTGCTTTTAGGAGTAGATGCAAAAGATGTGTCTAAATCAAAAGGGACTAGAACTGACACTATGATGTTGGTAAATATAGATTTTAATACAGGGGATGTAAAAATACTTTCTATACCAAGAGATACTAGAGTTGATATAAGAGGATTAAGTGGAAAGAGAAAAATAAATGCTGCTCATGCCAATGGCGGACCAGAGCTATCAGTAAAAACTGTACAGGATCTTTTAGGAGTAGATTTAGATTATTATGTAAAAGTAGACTACAAGGTAGTTAAAGAAGTAGTAGATGCTATTGGAGGAGTTGTAGTGGACGTACCTATGAACATGAAATATAATGACCCAACAGCAGATCCACCTCTTCATATAAATTTGAAAAAAGGCGTACAGGAGTTAAATGGGGATAAATCTCTTCAATTTTTAAGATTTAGAAAGGGATATAAAGATGCAGATTTAGGTAGAATAAGAGCTCAACAACAATTCATGAAAGCTTTTATGGAACAAGCCCTAAAGCCTAAAAACTTGCTCAAATTGCCAAAGATGATATCGGCATATTACAAATATGTAGATACAAATATACCTATGGGAACTTTATCTAAAATGGCTTTTAGTGCGAACAAAATAAATACAGAAAATATTCATGGAGCTACTATTCCAGGAGATGGTCAATATATAGGAAAAGTTAGCTATTTTATATACAATAAAGAAGAAATGGATATACTAGTACAGGAAATGTTTGGAGATCACCTTTATACAAATAAAACTGTAGAGTAG
- the fni gene encoding type 2 isopentenyl-diphosphate Delta-isomerase, with amino-acid sequence MRNIRKDRKKEHIEYFLKSSHEQSTLFEDVYLEHNALPELDFEEIKTNTTFLGKSVDYPIMINAITGGTDFSREINRTLSKLALKFNIPMAVGSQTIGIHEECSRESFEIVRENIKDGVVIGNLSANATIDEVKAAIDMIEADAIQLHLNAAQELVMREGDRRFKGLFKNIENIVKNIDVPIIIKEVGFGISKDVAVRLYDAGIRYIDVSGAGGTNFIEIEGRRDVKKDFSDIYTWGIPTAMSLIQCSNIKDDLKIISSGGIEDSIDVVKSLCIGAHMVGISGEILRRILEGGYDSAYKYLDEMTYKLKMLMLLLGKANIEGLRNTPYKIKGELKELVDN; translated from the coding sequence ATGAGAAATATAAGAAAGGATAGAAAGAAGGAACATATAGAATATTTTCTTAAATCTAGTCATGAACAGTCTACATTATTTGAAGATGTATATTTAGAACACAATGCATTACCTGAATTAGATTTTGAGGAAATAAAAACAAATACTACATTCTTGGGAAAGAGTGTAGATTATCCTATAATGATAAATGCTATTACGGGGGGTACAGACTTTTCCCGGGAAATAAATAGAACTTTGTCTAAATTGGCACTAAAATTTAATATTCCTATGGCAGTGGGTTCTCAAACTATAGGAATTCATGAAGAATGTAGTAGAGAATCTTTCGAGATTGTTAGGGAAAATATAAAAGATGGGGTAGTCATAGGAAATTTAAGTGCCAATGCTACCATAGATGAAGTAAAAGCTGCTATAGATATGATAGAGGCAGATGCCATTCAACTTCATCTAAATGCTGCTCAAGAACTTGTCATGAGAGAGGGAGATAGACGTTTTAAGGGGCTATTTAAGAATATAGAAAATATAGTTAAAAACATAGATGTACCTATCATTATAAAAGAGGTTGGATTTGGGATATCAAAAGATGTGGCTGTTAGATTATATGATGCAGGTATACGCTATATAGATGTTTCAGGGGCTGGAGGAACCAATTTCATTGAAATTGAAGGACGAAGAGATGTAAAAAAGGATTTTTCTGATATATATACTTGGGGAATACCAACTGCAATGAGTCTTATACAATGTTCGAATATCAAGGATGATTTAAAAATCATCTCAAGTGGTGGCATAGAAGATTCTATTGATGTAGTGAAATCCTTATGTATTGGAGCTCATATGGTAGGTATCAGCGGGGAAATACTCAGAAGAATTTTAGAAGGAGGATATGATTCAGCCTATAAGTATTTAGATGAAATGACCTATAAGCTCAAGATGCTCATGCTTCTTCTTGGCAAAGCAAATATTGAAGGGCTAAGGAATACTCCATATAAAATTAAAGGTGAATTAAAGGAATTGGTGGATAATTAG
- a CDS encoding DUF2207 domain-containing protein, giving the protein MKKRYILMLFLALIVFSSLPLEASADGDLAVNRWLVESKLLENGDLYVEEDITYNFSGEFNGIYREISLKGTGGIENTQISEIIGEKEVAYTKTKNGENGDKKIFEILGGENGKVIKIYCPSEDEEKTFRIKYTIKDVAILYNDTGELYYKFLGAENSTPIDYFSVNIKLPQNINDKVKIFAHGPLNGNIDFVGKDIVHMEVENVPSNTFIESRILFPTNFIPNSHNLINKNSYNEIINAEKKLQKDIIAENAKRKNRENTFNYISIILGGINTILLALAMTSLRREVNIYEKVKSSPIPDDCTPAVASYLFSYSVNSNSIIATVLDLSRKGYLQIEDGGKYKKKINNIIITKTKNEDGNLLAHERYFMNWIFDHIGTGDKVETRQIEDYAQKYYGDFWKEYRQWTTKVKEDAIDKNYFDDKGKTWGIFTLILSIVFMTLAIVSLTFGSSYGLFPLFVSIFGIVYSTILFFRRSDLGYSEYKKWEAFMKYMKENRSDLDKDIFEYPLDISLIYALVLGIDRKILNKYKIQAQSCYDINNTNSWIYWYFLTSSSRNNTFDQSINRAFGIVSSSTGSGGNFGSGGGFSGGGGGGAGGGGTGGF; this is encoded by the coding sequence ATGAAAAAAAGATACATATTGATGCTTTTTCTAGCTTTAATTGTTTTTAGTTCTCTTCCATTAGAAGCAAGTGCAGATGGAGATTTAGCCGTAAATAGATGGTTAGTTGAATCCAAGCTTTTAGAAAATGGAGATTTGTATGTAGAAGAAGATATTACATATAATTTTTCAGGTGAATTCAATGGAATTTATAGAGAAATATCCCTTAAAGGTACCGGTGGAATAGAAAATACTCAAATATCAGAAATAATTGGCGAAAAAGAAGTAGCATATACAAAAACTAAAAACGGTGAAAACGGAGATAAAAAAATATTTGAAATACTTGGAGGAGAAAATGGAAAAGTTATAAAAATCTATTGTCCTTCAGAAGATGAAGAAAAAACCTTTAGAATTAAATATACGATAAAAGATGTAGCTATTTTATACAATGATACTGGAGAACTATATTACAAATTTTTAGGGGCTGAAAATTCCACCCCTATTGACTACTTTTCAGTAAATATAAAACTCCCTCAAAATATAAATGATAAGGTTAAGATATTTGCCCATGGACCACTAAATGGGAATATTGATTTTGTAGGTAAGGATATAGTACATATGGAAGTAGAAAATGTTCCATCAAACACTTTTATAGAAAGTAGAATACTCTTCCCTACAAATTTTATCCCAAATTCTCACAATTTAATAAATAAAAATTCCTATAATGAAATAATAAATGCTGAGAAAAAGCTACAAAAAGATATAATAGCTGAAAATGCTAAAAGAAAAAATAGAGAAAACACCTTTAATTATATATCCATAATATTGGGTGGAATAAATACAATACTATTGGCTTTAGCTATGACCAGTCTAAGAAGAGAAGTAAATATATATGAAAAAGTAAAGTCAAGCCCTATACCTGATGATTGTACTCCTGCTGTAGCTTCATATTTATTTAGTTATTCTGTAAATTCAAATTCTATCATAGCTACTGTATTAGATCTTTCAAGAAAAGGGTATCTTCAAATTGAAGATGGTGGAAAATATAAAAAGAAAATCAACAATATAATCATCACAAAAACTAAAAATGAAGATGGAAATCTTCTAGCCCATGAAAGGTATTTTATGAATTGGATATTTGATCATATTGGTACTGGAGATAAAGTTGAAACAAGACAAATTGAAGATTACGCCCAAAAATACTACGGAGATTTCTGGAAAGAATATAGACAGTGGACAACAAAAGTCAAAGAAGATGCTATAGATAAAAATTATTTTGATGACAAAGGCAAAACATGGGGAATATTTACTTTGATATTATCTATAGTATTTATGACTTTAGCAATTGTATCTCTTACTTTTGGTAGCAGCTATGGACTATTTCCTCTCTTTGTTTCTATATTTGGAATAGTATATAGCACAATTTTATTCTTTAGGAGATCGGATTTAGGATATAGTGAATATAAAAAATGGGAAGCTTTCATGAAGTATATGAAAGAAAATAGAAGTGACTTAGATAAAGACATATTTGAATATCCTTTGGATATATCTCTTATATACGCATTAGTACTCGGAATAGATAGAAAAATTCTAAATAAATACAAAATACAGGCACAAAGCTGTTATGATATAAATAATACGAATAGCTGGATATATTGGTATTTTCTCACTAGCTCTTCTAGAAACAATACCTTTGATCAAAGTATAAATAGAGCTTTTGGCATCGTTTCATCTTCCACTGGAAGTGGCGGCAACTTTGGAAGTGGAGGAGGTTTTTCTGGAGGTGGTGGCGGTGGCGCTGGTGGTGGTGGAACTGGTGGATTCTAA
- a CDS encoding biotin--[acetyl-CoA-carboxylase] ligase yields the protein MKDKILILLKENRDGFISGEKISDKFGVSRSAIWKYMNTLKEEGYEIESIPRKGYRLISSPDTLTYGEVEEYLETKFIGRKIYYFDTIDSTNIKAKELAYKEDEGTLVIAEEQTLGRGRLGRTWISPKKKGIWMSIILKPSIDPMKVAKITQIGAAAIALALEDLGIEAFIKWPNDIVMNGKKVCGILTEMSCELNMINYVIMGVGINVNLGSEDFSGEVSNVGTSLKIQSGKVIDRKKLLGLFLNRFEELYIPFVGKDDFFETLKVCREKSILIGKEVRIIRGKDEEKGKVLGINDDGELIIDYGNGKIENVLSGEVSVRGLYGYV from the coding sequence ATGAAAGATAAAATACTTATATTGTTGAAAGAAAACAGAGATGGATTTATTTCTGGAGAAAAGATAAGTGATAAATTTGGCGTGAGCAGATCGGCTATTTGGAAATATATGAATACTCTAAAGGAAGAAGGCTATGAAATAGAATCCATACCTAGAAAGGGGTATAGACTTATTTCTTCTCCAGATACACTTACTTATGGGGAGGTAGAAGAATATTTAGAAACTAAATTTATAGGAAGAAAAATATATTATTTTGACACTATAGATTCTACAAATATAAAAGCTAAAGAATTAGCTTACAAAGAAGATGAAGGTACATTGGTCATAGCAGAAGAACAAACATTAGGCAGGGGGAGATTAGGTAGAACTTGGATTTCTCCTAAGAAAAAAGGCATATGGATGTCCATCATATTGAAGCCTAGCATAGATCCTATGAAAGTAGCAAAGATAACTCAAATAGGTGCAGCGGCAATAGCGTTAGCCCTTGAAGATTTAGGCATAGAAGCATTTATAAAATGGCCAAATGACATTGTCATGAATGGGAAAAAGGTATGTGGAATACTTACTGAAATGAGTTGTGAATTAAATATGATAAATTATGTAATAATGGGTGTAGGTATAAACGTGAACTTAGGCAGTGAGGATTTTTCTGGAGAAGTTTCAAATGTAGGTACATCTCTCAAAATACAATCAGGAAAAGTGATAGATAGAAAAAAATTGTTGGGGCTTTTTCTAAATAGATTTGAAGAACTATATATACCTTTTGTGGGAAAAGATGATTTTTTTGAAACACTTAAAGTATGCAGAGAAAAGTCCATACTCATAGGAAAAGAAGTCCGAATCATAAGGGGCAAAGATGAAGAAAAGGGAAAAGTACTTGGCATAAATGATGATGGAGAATTGATAATAGACTATGGAAATGGCAAAATAGAGAATGTATTGTCAGGCGAAGTATCAGTAAGGGGATTATATGGATATGTATAA